TTAAAGCAAGTCCTTGTTGCAGAGGTGGGAGGGGGTGCTAACAGGAGGATAAagcagttttttgttgttgttgttcccccccccccccaagtctcttctgtgtgtttaaATGATGCAAAAAATAATTTCACTCCTTAAGGTTGAAAACATTTCACAGACAGTTCATTCCTATATCTTTAGACACCATGGTTGTGGCAGTGCCTCCTTCTGCAAGGTAAACAGCAGTGCTGGATTTGGAATGAACTGCCTTGTCACTGCCATTGTTGTTGACCTCACAGTCCAGTGGTTCAGTAGAGATGACCCAGGTGGAGGGGCGCCATCGCTTAAGCGAATAAGGAGTTTTCACACGTTTCTTGATCTTTTCACCTGATCCTGATTTGCCATCTTGTGTTGCCTCGTCTACTGAAAATGAAAGTACAGAAAAATTAACTATATAAAGAAACTATTCAGAAGTAAACGGTTAGGGTGGTAACTTAAGAACAggttaaaaataaagtctatagGAGGTACTAAAGGACACGTCTTGAAATTCATGATGACAGGCAATCTTTTTCAGGCAAAGCCTAACCAACTTATTTTTGAGATTCTTTAAGCCAAATGGTTTTATAAGTGATTGAATTATTCCATAGGGAAAAGGacacaatataaaaaaaaaacaaaaaataaaaacagaggaGAAAGTTCTCAACTGTATTCTTAACTCCTTTGGTTATTGATAGAGGTCCTAACTTGGCAAAATGCATGTAATCATTCAACTTCATGACCAAAGTGGATCGAATATTAAGGGTACCTGGCATATCATATTTTTCAGAAGAATGGCAGAAATATTAGAGTACATATTTTCTAATAATTCCTTCTCCCCATACCTGACAAGAAGTATTACTGATATTACTGAGAATTGCAGCTTTTCTTTGACTCATTTTGTAGTCCTTAACAACCATAAAAAATTACCTTTTTTCCCCACAAGTGCTGTCAGTCTAAAAGAGAAGCCATTTTGTATAATGATAGCTGTTAACAGATTTTGGTGAACTCTCCTATTTTGTGATTGTAATAAAACGGGCCAGAAACCACATATCagtttatttatttcagttgctatGGAGCCCACGGGACAATGCTATAGTCATGTTGGGGTTTCAACCTGCAACTCTCGGAAAAGATAACACTAAGAACTAAGACCAACTTTACGGTTTCTGTTGACTTTTCTCTGGACTTCTAAGACTTATTAACATTAGTCTGATAAAATCTAAaggtagctataataatattaatatgctCAACAAACAGTTTCAAAAGTTATACTGGTGTTCCTTTACTTGTAACTTTTAAACTGTTGAATACTGATGTAATTTCCACCATTCTTAGCAAGCATTTGAGTTACACTACAAAGCAACAGCTACATAAGGCACATATTAAATTGATAATTATCCTGAGTATTCTAACATTGGCTTTTTAATTATCAATGACAAAAatactttttccccctttataaTCATCTAATTAATTAAATTTGAGGGCCAACCAAATGGTTTATTTCCAAAAGTGGGAAAGGTAAAATAATCACTAGTTGAAATGCAATCTGATTCCATCTATAAGCAGTTACTTAAATGGTCCCAAAAGACATGCAAGAAGGATTACAAAGTCCTTCCACTTACAATGCATACTACTGCCATCCAAGGCATTTGTGGCTGAAAGATCCAGAGAATTAggtctctgtgttcttctgggcTTTGATGGTCCAGGATCTGCTACTGTGCTTGGAACATCCTGTATAAGAGCATCTTGCTCTGGACATGGATTACTGTTGTTGTTATTGGAATTAGTTCGGCCACCTTCCAGTGCCCTTTCCCTCCGGTCCACAAGACGATCTAGAACACCTTCATCATGGACAGCCTGTTGTTCTCGTCTCAGTAAAGGTTCATGCTCATCTGGACTGGAATTAATATTCAGCCGAGTTTCCTCACCAACGAATTGATTCTGCAGCATTTCTTGGGCCCTATGTGCCACTGTGTTGGCTGTCTGGCCAGATGGTACTGCCCCATTGGCATACTGGGTTGTGGCAGCATGTGAGTTAACATTGTGATTTCTGCCTGCCACTCCATTCATGGTGACTGTCACCACATGAGGTTCTGCAGCATTGATTGTATTCATCTTGGCAACTCCAGTTTCTATTTGTTTCAAGTTTGATTTGTGCTTACTGCCAAATTTTAGTCGGGGCTCCTTTGTTGAATTTTTGGTGTTCAAAGGCAAACTAGTAGGTCTCTTAGGAAGGTTCTGTTGCTTGGGGAGAGGATAGATCTGAGTGGGTGGGACATCGGGAATTAAACATGCTTGGCCATTGGCAGCCTGTGTGAAGTCTTGCTGTCCTGTCACTTCTACTGCAAGCTTTATAAGTGGGTAAAGCAAGCTAGAACTGGTACTGCTCAGTGGATCTGGTCCACTAAACTGTTTAAGGGAATGCTCCATGAGATTCTCATCTGAGCTTTCCTTGAGGTTCTTATCAACTTCTTTTGGGTCTAGCTTGTTGGTCTCCAAGTCTTCTTCTGTCAGCTGTAGGCAGACAGGGGTTGGCCCAACTGACTGTGCAATATTTGTGGCATGCAGATTTGTTTCATCTGAGTATGGCATTTCAGATATAGTAGTCATGCCAGTGCTTGGAGTGAGGCCAGTGGTGTTTGTGGTGGTTGTGTTGTTGGACAGGCTGGTGACGCTGGTTTCAGGGCTGGGGAGTCGAGCTTGTGCTTGCTGGCGTTCATAGTTAATTGAGTTTCGGTTCTTTTCCCCTATAGTTAGAGGTGTGCTGGACATCGAATGCTCAGAGGAAATATTCTTCACAATGCTATCAGTGTGATGGATAGAGTCTTCGATGTATGAGGAAGAAGAATAATCTGGATAAGGGCCAATCTTTGGCACACGTCTATTATGTGACAGGTTgcttaaagagagaaaaaagtgtCACATTGAGAAAGTATATTTATGACAAACTATCCAAGTTTAACACCTCTGTTTTTAAAGCCTgagttgctttttattttatttgtaaccCCCACTGTTTTAGAGGTTGTTTTTAAATGCTAATCAAATATCAAATGTCAAATAATTCCTTGCTATCTTGATACTTTTATATGAATCAAACCTACTGAAAAAAGTATGTGTATCTAGATAAAACTTCTATACATATTCATTATTTTGGTTTACAaaggttaatttaaaaatactcctTTAGTTTAATAACATTACCAAGTACATCTTTATAAATTCTGTACTACAGATATCTGCACAACAAGACATTAAATTCCATGAAAGGAAGAACCATGACATGTTTCTTTTATGTCCCATAATTCTAGATGCTCTATTCAACAAATATGGTGTTAATTAAGATCCAATGgccaaatggtaaaaaaaaaaccatagctTTAGGCTGTTTGAAAATATCTCTATCAAGAGACACAGTCTAACATAGAACATATCTTTCTGGGTAGACTGAACCATATATGTGAAAGTCTTAGAGCCTAGGATATAACGTAGTTTAGAACACTGAGATAAAGGATCAAAAGACTCAGGACTGCTCTCCAGTTATCAAGGGTTCTTCATAGTCATGGTCACTTTTTGGGGGTGATGGttctaaaataaaacattgtaaaatatttctattatttaaaaatggttaaaatgaaaaacagaggGTAGCTTTAATTAAAACAATTGCGGTATAAACATTAGGAACATAAATAGATATGTGTTATAGAAGAATATCACCAAAGAAAAGTGCTATGAAAGACTGATGAAGTTATGACGGGAAcaacaggaagaggaagaagaaaaaaaactattgTACTGCACAAGAAAAGAAGGTGTGGAGGGTAAGATTCATTAAAATGATATCTATAGTGAGACTGACCATGGGATGAGTTATGATTTAGGGGAAACTATTTAGTAGTGGCTAGAGATGAGAAGGCACATTCATGGGATAAAGCTGAATGTCAGAGAAGGCAAAGGATGGCCAAAGCAAGAGGTGGGAAATCAGTTTTCTTCTTAGCATCCAAGAACAGTTCAAACGCATTTAAGGTTAAAGTAGCTGACTCTTGAGAGAAATACAAACAGCATACTagagcacatgaaaaatacaGACACGAGAGGGAATGGAAACAGAACACAGTTCTGGTATGTGTAAAGTGAGAAAATTTATATTTAGAATTGCTAGTCTCTACCTTCCTAGACTAGTTgatgtataaaaatatacaatttggtaccaaggagtggggaagtgcttttgcaattaccaaaatgctggaacagctgtataaatgggtaaggggtattttttggagtaattgtgaaatgcttggaagaaaagacctacagtgttTTGAAGGGACTGTTGATAGCAGTATAGATGGTAAAgagatgccttagaagtaaatgatgaaactattactgaaaactggaggaaagctgatccatgttttaaagttgcagagaactcagtaagattaactcctggtgttttatggaaggcagaatttgaaaatgacaagcctgggcatttagttgaagaaatttgcaaagtaaacccagagaatgtggcttggcttctgcttgcagcttatagtgaaatgtgagataagctgagaactgaattgttgggcacaaagaaaacagaaactgaaaattccaagcctctagaAATCAGGCTCCCAGACAAAGGTGCCCAGTTGGAGGTCTTAACTAAACTTGGCACTTGTAAATCAGGagggaagatgcagttatgtctgAAAGACTTGCAAaaggtcttactgtctgatggcttggacccctgcttcctgaatgctaaaccaacaaggtttttgagaagtgctgtatgaacaaaaccactgtcagcctggaataaaaaggacatggaaaggagagtttgaaggagaaaaagctttaagagaaaaaccatggaagctgagatctggaatttggacatcaccttgggccaagagaggaaccccacctatgtgtacagagagggtgcgtttgccccagcagttgaagagggtggatgttcccaccagatgtttggggagagttttgctgcaccagggtacagagagggtggagcacatttcccAAGAGTTAGGATGGGTAAGGTCAGTACCCCATAGGTGTGAAAGTACCCCAAAGGTTAGGGGAGGCCAGGTGGTCAatccattgctctgagagggttgagcctgtatgccaaaggttagaggaaatgttgtcttcacatcactctaCATGGGGATTAAGGCTCTAACCCAAAaattgggtgaggtgtggcaatcaccacaacactcttggagggacaggtctggagcttggtcaacacccagatgcttgatgagggtggaaccaagaaaatggccattgggtaagccagtggaaagggtgagtccccatatggccccaaggagaagaaactgtcttcttaagaatgactctcagactttgaaatcaaggGGAAGATGccttgcaggtttactgaactgtagaggacccatgactcatgtttccctcccaatatctccttactgtaatgaaaatgtttatcctatgtccatttgtgtattggaaacagataaattgttttgtaagtttcagacgtctacagcagacaggactttgccctgtatttctttaaattgattgtgatatgatttagtacttgcactgctattgatttaaggtttttcaaatattataatttgttttggaattcagagggcggaatgtagcagtttgatatggctatgaattccaaaaacagatattggattattcttttaatctgatctgtacctgggcatgattgagttacaaTAAAacgcatggcaaagaacagaggcgagggtttctgatgttggagttttgatgttggagtttgatgctgaagacttaagctggagccccgggaagtcagcatgcagagaaaagagaagcaagcccctggaagaaaggaaccttgaacccagagaaaagcaagccccagaaacgtaggaacccaggaagcctgaaccctcgcagaagttggcagccaccttgcaccaaacagattttggtgagggaagtaactacgctttatggcctggtatctgtaagctcctaccccaaatacatcccctttataaaaaccaaccaatttctggtattttgcatcagcacccctttggccgactaacaCAGGTTTATATGGTGAAGTTAATTTTACTTAAACATACCCAATTTTTGACCCATAGTTCATAGTACAATGCTCTCAGAAATTAGAATAGAAAATAGCAAAACAAATGATTCAAGAATCAAGTGTCTTTTTATCTCAGTTTTTCTCTGGTAACTCATTCCTGGATGACTTTGtgaaaaattttaatatgtattGGATTAAATTACAAATTCCTAGGAAGATTTTCTTCCCAAAcatggaaaaaagaaacacatagtTTGAAAGTTCCAAGCtgtaggaattaaataaaaatcctttTATAACAAAGGATAAATGAGACTATATATATAGAAGTGTTTATAAACTTTTGGATCTATGAAAATGTTTTACCTTTATTATTGTAGGGGAGTTGGAACATCAACAGAGAAAGACTTATCTCTTTTACTGTATCTTTAGAtataaaaaaacacagattccattcTGTACTCATAGCAAACAAATATCTTCAGGAGAAGAATGGGAATATTGAAAGAAAAGTTGTAACTTTAGATATATAAGCGAATCATCACACTCTTAGGCTAGTTTAACAGTCTTTAACTTCCTGTTCTTTGTTTGGTCTCAGTTTCTAATACATTAAAGCGTCTTACCGCTCATTCTGCATAGCAGTAGACATTGGATTGACTGTTGGGCTCACAGATTTGTTTCTTTCCCATATCATCATAAGTTCAGCCATCCTCTCCTCAGCACACTGGGCAGTAAGCCGAGCTTCTGCATCTTGGTCCCAACAGTCTTCGATTGTCTCCTTGAGTGACCTCACTGCCTGTAACACAAAGTACATGTCAAACACTGTAACTTAAAGAGTAAAATTGTTTATATtgatcttttactttttaaaaagacttatttttatttctctcccctttcccttccccccccccctttttctgctctctgtgtccattcactgtatattcttctgtgaccgcttctatccttatcagcagcactgggaatctgtgtttctttttgttgcatcattttgttgtgtcagttcttcctgtgtgtggtgccattcttgggcaggctgcactttcttttgcgctgggaggctgtccttaggggcgcactccttgtgcatggggggtcccctacgtgggaacacccctgtgtggcacagcactccttgcgtgcatcagcactgcgcatgggccagctccacacgggtcaaggaggcccagggtttgaactgcggccctcccatgtggtaggtggacgccctatccattgggccaagtccgtttccctatattgaTCTTTTAAATTTACAACATGAGGTTAAGGGAAAATCAATTTTCTTTAACCAGTATTTCATAtaactatatgtattagtcagccaaaggggtgctgatgcaaaataccagaaatctgttggcttttcataaaggttatttatttggggtaggaccttacagataccaggtcataaagtgtagattacttccctcaccaaagtctatttccacatgttggagcaagatggctgccaatgtctgtgagggttcagcttcctgggttcctctgggctcagctcctctttttctccacaaggtcagctatatactatgaggctctctagactttgcctctcttcacaaggttagctgtagactatcaggtgaatggctctgtctctttccttgggGTTTCTTCTTTGTCTAGGGAgtccatctctattcctctgtgttcttctcctggctcaggacctctcttcctggggcttgcttctctttcctctgtgtactgacttcctggggctccagcttaagactttagcatcaaactccaacatcagaacccCAAGCATCAAagaccttcaactctgtcctttgccatgcattttatctgtgagttcccacccaccaagggggtctCAATACCctaaagacatggcccaatcaaagccctaatcataacttaatcatgccccagtacagaccagattacaaacataatccaatatctatttttggaattcgtaactatattaaactgctacactaaagtaaaatatttgagGTTTCAGGAATTTGTAAAGAATCACACTTCCAAAAGGTGAGGCAAAAGTAAGCAGGCAAGCTTTAACTTAATTCCTTGAAGATTATCCACAAGGGTAAGCAGGTGTAATAAGTTATAGATGTTTCTTCAAGGCCATAGTTTATATCATTTCCATCAATATCCACTAACTTCAAACAAGTTTTGAGTTTGATGGAATTTTGGCACCAGGCTATCTTCAATCTCCAAGTTATGAAACATTGGttcatttcttttgaaataatttcaaacttactttTCTTGCCTTTTATGACCTTGATGTTTTTGAAGATTACAGGCCAGTTACTTTTTAGAAAGTtcctcaatttgggtttgtctgatgtttcttcACGATCTGATTGAAGGTTAACATCTTTGGCAGAAAATCACAGAAGTGATGCTATGTTCTTCTCATTGCATCTTAACAGGTGGTCCATAATTCTGATTTGTATATGACTCATAAAGGTAACTGTAATCTCTTAACTGAGGTGGGGTCTACCAGATTTACCCACTATAAAATTACTCTTTTCCCTTTTATAatcaatctgcattttaaaaaaattcctgccAGTGGTTTGTGGGGGAAGTAGTTAGAGCCTCTGCAAATATCCTGTTCTGCATTCACCTCTGACATACTAGTTTTAATAtcccctaattttttaaaaaaacattttatctcaaaataatttcaaacttacaggacagtagcaaaaataatacaaaatccataCCAAGATCGCCAACATAACCTacctccagatacccagattcaccaattttaacattttgccatgtttgccatttctgtctgtctttctttacctatcttctaaacatttgagagtggGTTGTATACATCAGTCTCCTTGAACCCTTAATACTTCCATatacatttcttaagaacaaggatattcacttacgtaaccaccttaagtactgctactaagttcaagaaatttaacattggtataaagctAAAAGTCTAATTCTagtttttttcataaaaatgtccTTTGGGGCAGGTTCACCTCCATTATTATATCCAGTCCAGggtcatatattgcatttaaatgttgtggtggtttggagctgtatgtacccacAGAACAATATGTTCATAAACTTAATCCACTGCTGTGGGCATGAGCCCATTAaaagtaggaccttttggtgaggttacttcaattaaggtgtgacccaacccAGTCAGGAtgcatcttaatcctattactagaatcctttctaagcagaatgaaattcagacaaagagggagagaaagccaggggaagcaagaagctgaagacTTAAGAACCTGGAAAGAGAATACAGTCTCCCAACCATCCTTATCCCTGCAACCACCCAATTTCTCTTTGCAGAGGCAACCAATATTAccaatttcttcatatttttttcatagaaAGTCTACTACTTTTTAGTTCAAACACACAAATTTATGGTTTTATTCATGTTCTTAATTACAGATATTAAGTGTCACACAGTGAAGTGTATACATTGAAATAAGGATTTCTGAAGCAAAGGTTTGGTCACCtttccacaaa
The nucleotide sequence above comes from Dasypus novemcinctus isolate mDasNov1 chromosome 7, mDasNov1.1.hap2, whole genome shotgun sequence. Encoded proteins:
- the BMPR2 gene encoding bone morphogenetic protein receptor type-2 isoform X1 → MTSSPRRPWRVSSLLRVVLLLSSAAASQKQERLCAFKDPYQQDLGIGESRISHENGTILCSKGSTCYGLWEKSKGDINLVKQGCWSHIGDPQECHFEECVVTTTPPSIQNGTYRFCCCSTDLCNVNFTENFPPPDTTPLSPPHSFNRDETIIIALASVSVLAVLIVALCFGYRMLTGDHKQGLHSMNMMEAAASEPSLDLDNLKLLEVIGRGRYGAVYKGSLDERPVAVKVFSFANRQNFINEKNIYRVPLMEHDNIARFIVGDERVTADGRMEYLLVMEYYPNGSLCKYLSLHTSDWVSSCRLAHSVTRGLAYLHTELPRGDHYKPAISHRDLNSRNVLVKNDGTCVISDFGLSMRLTGNRLVRPGEEDNAAISEVGTIRYMAPEVLEGAVNLRDCESALKQVDMYALGLIYWEIFMRCTDLFPGESVPEYQMAFQTEVGNHPTFEDMQVLVSREKQRPKFPEAWKENSLAVRSLKETIEDCWDQDAEARLTAQCAEERMAELMMIWERNKSVSPTVNPMSTAMQNERNLSHNRRVPKIGPYPDYSSSSYIEDSIHHTDSIVKNISSEHSMSSTPLTIGEKNRNSINYERQQAQARLPSPETSVTSLSNNTTTTNTTGLTPSTGMTTISEMPYSDETNLHATNIAQSVGPTPVCLQLTEEDLETNKLDPKEVDKNLKESSDENLMEHSLKQFSGPDPLSSTSSSLLYPLIKLAVEVTGQQDFTQAANGQACLIPDVPPTQIYPLPKQQNLPKRPTSLPLNTKNSTKEPRLKFGSKHKSNLKQIETGVAKMNTINAAEPHVVTVTMNGVAGRNHNVNSHAATTQYANGAVPSGQTANTVAHRAQEMLQNQFVGEETRLNINSSPDEHEPLLRREQQAVHDEGVLDRLVDRRERALEGGRTNSNNNNSNPCPEQDALIQDVPSTVADPGPSKPRRTQRPNSLDLSATNALDGSSMHLDEATQDGKSGSGEKIKKRVKTPYSLKRWRPSTWVISTEPLDCEVNNNGSDKAVHSKSSTAVYLAEGGTATTMVSKDIGMNCL
- the BMPR2 gene encoding bone morphogenetic protein receptor type-2 isoform X2 — translated: MTSSPRRPWRVSSLLRVVLLLSSAAASQKQERLCAFKDPYQQDLGIGESRISHENGTILCSKGSTCYGLWEKSKGDINLVKQGCWSHIGDPQECHFEECVVTTTPPSIQNGTYRFCCCSTDLCNVNFTENFPPPDTTPLSPPHSFNRDETIIIALASVSVLAVLIVALCFGYRMLTGDHKQGLHSMNMMEAAASEPSLDLDNLKLLEVIGRGRYGAVYKGSLDERPVAVKVFSFANRQNFINEKNIYRVPLMEHDNIARFIVGDERVTADGRMEYLLVMEYYPNGSLCKYLSLHTSDWVSSCRLAHSVTRGLAYLHTELPRGDHYKPAISHRDLNSRNVLVKNDGTCVISDFGLSMRLTGNRLVRPGEEDNAAISEVGTIRYMAPEVLEGAVNLRDCESALKQVDMYALGLIYWEIFMRCTDLFPGESVPEYQMAFQTEVGNHPTFEDMQVLVSREKQRPKFPEAWKENSLAVRSLKETIEDCWDQDAEARLTAQCAEERMAELMMIWERNKSVSPTVNPMSTAMQNERNLSHNRRVPKIGPYPDYSSSSYIEDSIHHTDSIVKNISSEHSMSSTPLTIGEKNRNSINYERQQAQARLPSPETSVTSLSNNTTTTNTTGLTPSTGMTTISEMPYSDETNLHATNIAQSVGPTPVCLQLTEEDLETNKLDPKEVDKNLKESSDENLMEHSLKQFSGPDPLSSTSSSLLYPLIKLAVEVTGQQDFTQAANGQACLIPDVPPTQIYPLPKQQNLPKRPTSLPLNTKNSTKEPRLKFGSKHKSNLKQIETGVAKMNTINAAEPHVVTVTMNGVAGRNHNVNSHAATTQYANGAVPSGQTANTVAHRAQEMLQNQFVGEETRLNINSSPDEHEPLLRREQQAVHDEGVLDRLVDRRERALEGGRTNSNNNNSNPCPEQDALIQDVPSTVADPGPSKPRRTQRPNSLDLSATNALDGSSMHYEATQDGKSGSGEKIKKRVKTPYSLKRWRPSTWVISTEPLDCEVNNNGSDKAVHSKSSTAVYLAEGGTATTMVSKDIGMNCL